A portion of the Hoylesella buccalis ATCC 35310 genome contains these proteins:
- a CDS encoding serpin family protein, whose product MMKHFFPLIGACCLSVGMLTSCSEDEPVTPNVKYNPGTIKLTTAQQAQVENSNEFAWKFFKEVSKGEQQDVFVSPLSVTYALGMLANGAVGDTQKEILEGLEFRSGKADDINSLCHQLMIESPKLDKSTKVSIANAVVANKNKPLQPDFKNVVEKQYQALVTNQDFSSPATLSFINLWASELTHGMVPKLLDRVHPDAVTYLLNALYFKGIWYRQFDKKRTQQESFTQADGKKLTVKMMHQKERFFAAENDNYQTVVLPYGNGSYEMVVLLPREGKDLSSLLQTMDAKKWKDNLKNTYSSEVDLKLPRFTSAYTRELNDVLKLLGMNTMFERGKADLTKMSKAKAFVSMVLQKAKIEVDEEGSKAAAVTVVETLDAAAPPSRPIMFHANRPFMYAIVEHSTGTIFFMGTYQGK is encoded by the coding sequence ATGATGAAACATTTTTTTCCTTTAATTGGTGCATGTTGTTTATCGGTTGGTATGCTGACATCGTGTAGTGAAGACGAACCTGTTACACCTAACGTGAAGTATAATCCGGGAACCATCAAGCTGACAACAGCGCAGCAAGCGCAAGTAGAAAACAGCAATGAGTTTGCTTGGAAGTTCTTTAAAGAGGTGTCGAAAGGCGAGCAGCAAGACGTGTTTGTCTCACCGTTGAGCGTGACCTATGCGCTCGGCATGCTTGCCAATGGAGCGGTAGGAGATACGCAGAAAGAAATCTTGGAGGGTCTTGAGTTCCGTTCAGGCAAGGCGGATGACATCAATTCTCTTTGCCATCAACTCATGATAGAATCGCCAAAGTTGGACAAGTCGACCAAGGTTTCGATAGCCAATGCTGTGGTTGCGAACAAAAATAAACCGCTGCAGCCAGACTTTAAGAATGTGGTTGAAAAACAATATCAGGCACTTGTAACCAATCAAGATTTCAGTTCACCAGCTACTTTGTCGTTTATCAACCTCTGGGCGAGTGAACTCACGCACGGTATGGTGCCGAAACTGTTGGATCGTGTCCATCCAGATGCGGTTACCTATCTACTCAATGCGTTGTATTTCAAAGGCATTTGGTATCGCCAGTTTGATAAAAAGCGTACGCAGCAAGAATCGTTTACGCAGGCTGACGGCAAGAAGTTGACGGTGAAAATGATGCATCAGAAAGAGCGATTCTTTGCCGCAGAGAACGACAACTATCAGACTGTGGTGCTTCCATACGGCAATGGATCGTACGAAATGGTGGTGCTTTTGCCTCGTGAGGGAAAGGATTTGTCGAGCTTGTTGCAGACCATGGACGCCAAAAAGTGGAAAGACAATCTGAAGAACACATATAGCAGTGAGGTTGATTTGAAGCTTCCACGCTTTACATCTGCGTACACCCGTGAGTTGAACGATGTGTTGAAGCTGTTAGGGATGAACACAATGTTTGAGCGTGGCAAGGCCGATTTGACAAAAATGTCAAAGGCAAAAGCTTTCGTTTCCATGGTTTTACAGAAGGCAAAGATTGAGGTTGATGAGGAAGGCTCAAAGGCCGCAGCCGTCACGGTGGTTGAGACACTTGATGCAGCTGCACCCCCTTCTCGTCCTATTATGTTCCATGCCAACCGTCCTTTCATGTATGCCATTGTTGAACATAGTACGGGTACTATCTTTTTCATGGGTACTTATCAAGGCAAGTAA
- a CDS encoding mechanosensitive ion channel family protein, with protein MWDITETMEQIRIVVENLIQMCGITGMAVPVVRYVSMSLAAIFFSWLSYIIAKKLLIPVIDKITARTKATWDEVLLNHDVLLKVCAIVPAVVIYKLLPLVFFEAPFVQEMLNRLTSIYITVTSVQLGIAVINSFRHLETTNSSSKQQYLQSFCGVLKIVAIFIGVIVVVALVIDKSPMKLFAGLGATSAVLMLVFKDTIEGLVAGIRLTSNDMIRRGDWITVPSTTVDGEVMEMTLTTVKVQNFDNTIVTVSPKTLVDGSFQNWKGMQESGGRRVKRLVYFDFLSIKPATQELKDMCQEKGFLTTQELKGDLTNLGLYRKYMENWLRKSPEVNTELTCMVRQLEATNTGLPIEFYFFLSNKEWIVYEHNLAEIMEWAYTMAPVFGLHIYERYSVMPKAQQLLG; from the coding sequence ATGTGGGATATTACAGAAACGATGGAACAGATACGGATTGTTGTGGAAAATCTGATCCAGATGTGTGGAATTACAGGCATGGCGGTACCCGTTGTGCGCTATGTGTCGATGTCATTGGCAGCCATTTTCTTTTCTTGGCTTAGCTATATTATCGCCAAGAAACTGCTGATTCCTGTCATTGATAAGATCACTGCGCGGACTAAGGCCACGTGGGACGAGGTGCTGCTCAACCACGACGTGTTGCTCAAGGTTTGCGCCATCGTTCCAGCGGTAGTCATTTACAAACTGTTGCCGTTAGTGTTTTTTGAAGCACCGTTTGTGCAAGAGATGCTCAACCGGCTCACCAGCATCTACATCACGGTGACCTCGGTGCAGTTGGGCATTGCCGTGATTAACTCGTTCCGCCATCTCGAGACCACAAATAGCTCAAGTAAGCAGCAGTATTTGCAATCGTTCTGCGGGGTATTGAAGATAGTTGCCATCTTCATCGGTGTCATCGTGGTGGTTGCCTTAGTGATAGACAAGAGTCCGATGAAGCTGTTTGCAGGTCTGGGTGCTACCTCTGCCGTGCTGATGTTGGTGTTCAAGGATACCATTGAGGGGTTGGTGGCAGGCATCCGTCTTACCAGCAACGACATGATTCGGCGTGGCGACTGGATTACAGTGCCGTCGACAACCGTGGATGGTGAGGTGATGGAGATGACGCTCACCACGGTAAAGGTGCAGAATTTTGACAATACCATTGTGACGGTGTCGCCCAAGACGCTGGTAGATGGGTCGTTCCAAAACTGGAAAGGCATGCAGGAAAGTGGCGGAAGACGTGTGAAACGACTGGTTTATTTCGACTTTCTGTCCATTAAACCGGCGACGCAGGAGCTGAAGGATATGTGTCAGGAGAAGGGATTCCTGACGACGCAAGAGCTGAAAGGCGACCTCACAAACCTGGGTTTGTATCGCAAATACATGGAAAACTGGCTCAGAAAGTCGCCCGAAGTGAATACAGAACTCACTTGCATGGTACGCCAGTTAGAGGCTACAAACACAGGGTTGCCCATCGAGTTTTACTTCTTCCTGAGCAATAAAGAGTGGATTGTCTACGAACATAACTTGGCCGAAATCATGGAATGGGCGTACACCATGGCGCCAGTGTTTGGCTTACACATCTACGAACGCTATTCGGTGATGCCAAAAGCGCAGCAACTGTTGGGGTAA
- the dacB gene encoding D-alanyl-D-alanine carboxypeptidase/D-alanyl-D-alanine-endopeptidase, whose protein sequence is MNRLKILSCLLVLGMYMPLQAQVVYEDIADNDSSEVTDVAVMDTLSDDSVALPWPQNAQARIDKLLTHDMFETSQLGMMVYDLTADSVIYAHNERQLMRPASTMKVVTAITALDKLGGSYQFKTALYYTGTIQNRTLTGDLYCVGGFDPKFGRDDMRAFTDCMKTLGVDTIRGNLYADKSMKDLDVLGEGWCWDDDNPVLSPLVYRRKDHFMTEFEKELREAGIQVEAFSSVAKCPAEAIRICERTHSIDQILLPMMKKSDNLYAEALFYQLVPRENGRTVTAKEARSVVRRLINKVGLNASRYKIADGSGLSLYNYVSVELLVKLLKYGYQHQNVYHHLLPSMPTAGVDGTLKKRLRDTYTRGKVWAKTGTVTGVTSLAGYCEASNGHLLCFAIINQGVMYGKNGRAFQDRVCRALCLP, encoded by the coding sequence ATGAATAGATTAAAAATTCTTTCCTGTTTGCTTGTTCTGGGCATGTACATGCCCCTTCAGGCGCAGGTGGTTTACGAAGACATAGCGGATAACGATAGTTCGGAAGTGACCGACGTGGCCGTGATGGACACGCTCTCGGACGACAGCGTGGCACTGCCTTGGCCACAAAATGCGCAAGCACGAATTGACAAATTGCTTACGCATGACATGTTTGAAACCTCGCAGTTGGGAATGATGGTGTACGACCTCACGGCCGATAGTGTCATCTACGCCCACAACGAGCGTCAACTGATGCGCCCCGCCAGCACCATGAAAGTGGTCACAGCCATCACCGCACTCGACAAGTTGGGAGGCAGTTATCAGTTTAAAACCGCACTCTATTACACCGGAACGATACAAAATCGCACGCTCACGGGCGATCTCTACTGCGTTGGGGGCTTCGATCCGAAGTTTGGTAGAGATGACATGCGTGCCTTTACCGATTGTATGAAAACGCTTGGCGTAGACACCATACGCGGCAATCTGTATGCCGACAAGAGTATGAAAGACCTTGACGTGTTGGGTGAAGGATGGTGTTGGGACGACGACAATCCCGTGTTGTCACCCTTGGTGTACCGGCGTAAAGACCACTTCATGACCGAGTTTGAGAAAGAACTGCGTGAGGCCGGCATCCAAGTCGAGGCTTTCAGTTCGGTAGCAAAGTGCCCTGCCGAAGCCATTCGCATCTGTGAACGGACGCACAGCATTGACCAAATCTTGCTGCCGATGATGAAAAAGAGCGATAATCTGTATGCCGAGGCGCTGTTCTATCAGCTGGTGCCGCGCGAAAACGGTCGAACGGTGACGGCCAAAGAGGCGCGGTCGGTGGTACGCCGACTAATTAATAAGGTGGGACTGAATGCCTCTCGGTATAAAATTGCCGACGGTAGCGGACTGTCATTATACAATTATGTCAGCGTAGAACTGCTGGTGAAGTTGCTTAAATATGGCTATCAACACCAGAACGTTTACCATCATCTGCTGCCATCGATGCCAACCGCGGGTGTGGATGGTACGTTGAAAAAACGCCTGAGAGACACCTATACCCGCGGAAAGGTGTGGGCCAAGACGGGCACCGTGACGGGTGTGACCAGCTTGGCGGGCTATTGTGAGGCTTCAAACGGGCACCTGCTGTGCTTTGCCATCATCAACCAAGGGGTGATGTACGGTAAAAACGGACGCGCTTTTCAAGACAGAGTTTGCCGTGCGTTGTGCTTGCCATGA
- a CDS encoding PH domain-containing protein — MAQRIFHQRLTLGFKCGLALFTMLVVYLFWIKQAIFGLLVVIIIVGMIERVLHTTYTFACVKPIDRDEEMEFLLIDKGRFSRSQSVPLRDVVQCKVMHTNFGLSHYLLIEYGSHHLVAVQPKDEQAFVEELTKRQQAEAVSSASQNT; from the coding sequence ATGGCACAACGTATTTTTCATCAACGACTCACCTTGGGATTCAAGTGTGGCTTAGCACTCTTTACGATGCTTGTTGTCTATCTTTTTTGGATTAAGCAAGCTATATTTGGGCTGTTGGTCGTTATTATCATCGTGGGCATGATTGAACGTGTGCTGCACACCACCTATACCTTTGCGTGTGTCAAACCCATTGACCGTGATGAGGAGATGGAGTTTCTGTTGATAGATAAAGGTCGTTTCTCGCGCAGTCAAAGCGTCCCCCTTCGTGATGTGGTACAATGTAAGGTGATGCACACCAACTTTGGGCTGTCTCACTACTTGCTCATCGAGTATGGTTCCCATCATTTGGTGGCGGTTCAACCTAAGGACGAACAGGCGTTTGTAGAAGAATTAACAAAGCGTCAGCAGGCGGAGGCTGTATCTTCCGCATCACAAAACACATGA